One Anthonomus grandis grandis chromosome 13, icAntGran1.3, whole genome shotgun sequence DNA segment encodes these proteins:
- the LOC126743872 gene encoding potassium/sodium hyperpolarization-activated cyclic nucleotide-gated channel 1-like, which produces MFKPSGRSLDASDKTTSEDTRSSKQHLPRERNLECFTINMMNPLTIKYFRSHVAVDNERKRHLDNFPYTIHPLSKFCHYYNAYSFFLYIILIIYKSYDFAFTRIKPQDPYSANFGILATGMIFDILAILNLILQCFIGYGEKDLTIELSLPKILLKNFLSGHFFCDLLSSIPRIGMVQANVFVFIIVNTMQLLKLRRITTIVSLTDPTFKLLNIKTPVKKFVIMFFLYVFMVIHFMTCVFIGVARYRFIFQALVPAMAAVYNRNAGKGSFANKYFWQRSKISQYLITFFKNVQYTMHIDIGDIRAATRFVVILEEQIVRVINYVVGKLLIAVIWIIMLYVFTSKMQLRTKFEQIMTELNQYMVAKQLPIDLKRRMISYYEYKYQNMFFNEYLMNTLLPENLKRDIDAFLYKSLIQQVSIFSQVSIRHLEQVISNLVPRIYLPGDLIIQSGTYGDCMYIIESGTVAVFSPSGKEICHLYDNAYFGEVSVLFKEKKRTASIVAIEISRLYELNKKAFNRCFKNRTNMKVYMSIMKLAKRRIKEADDNESFMKQEIIAAELA; this is translated from the coding sequence atgtttaaaccatCAGGCAGGTCTTTGGATGCAAGCGACAAAACGACGTCTGAGGATACCAGGAGCAGCAAACAGCATTTGCCAAGAGAGCGCAACCTGGAGTGTTTTACCATAAATATGATGAACCcgttgacaataaaatattttagaagtcATGTGGCCGTTGACAATGAAAGAAAAAGACACTTGGATAATTTTCCTTATACAATTCACCCGCTTAGTAAGTTCTGTCATTATTACAACGCGTATTCTTTTTTTCTATACATTATTCTCATAATTTATAAGTCATACGATTTTGCTTTTACACGAATAAAACCTCAGGATCCATACAGCGCTAACTTCGGTATATTGGCCACAGGGATGATTTTTGATATTCtggctattttaaatttaatattacaatGTTTTATTGGATATGGTGAGAAAGATTTGACAATTGAGTTGTCTTTACCAAAAATATTACTGAAAAACTTCTTAAGCGGACACTTCTTTTGTGACTTACTATCTTCAATCCCCAGAATAGGCATGGTCCAGGCTAATGTATTcgtatttattattgtaaataccATGCAACTCTTGAAATTAAGAAGAATTACGACAATAGTTTCTTTGACAGATCCAAcatttaaactattaaacattAAGACGCCAGTAAAGAAGTTCGTAATTATGTTCTTCTTATATGTGTTTATGGTAATCCATTTTATGACTTGTGTATTTATTGGAGTGGCTCGTTATAGATTTATATTCCAAGCTTTGGTTCCTGCCATGGCTGCCGTATATAATCGGAATGCTGGAAAAGGTTCctttgcaaataaatatttttggcaGAGATCAAAAATATCTCAAtacttaataacattttttaaaaatgttcagtATACAATGCATATCGATATTGGCGACATAAGAGCTGCTACAAgatttgttgtaattttggaaGAACAAATTGTACGCGTAATCAACTATGTGGTGGGAAAGTTATTGATAGCCGTAATTTGGATAATAATGCTTTATGTTTTCACATCCAAAATGCAGCTGCGGACtaaatttgaacaaattatGACCGAATTGAACCAATATATGGTTGCGAAACAATTACCCATTGATTTGAAAAGAAGAATGATCAGCTACTATGAATATAAGtatcaaaatatgtttttcaatgAATATTTAATGAACACGTTATTAccagaaaacttaaaaagggaTATAGATGCGTTTCTTTACAAATCTTTAATACAACAAGTATCAATATTCTCACAAGTGTCGATTAGACATTTAGAACAGGTGATTTCAAATTTAGTACCTCGCATTTATCTCCCAGGTGACTTAATCATTCAATCTGGTACATATGGAGATTGCATGTATATTATTGAGTCTGGAACTGTTGCGGTATTTTCACCCTCCGGAAAAGAAATATGCCATTTATATGATAATGCTTACTTCGGAGAAGTGTCtgtactttttaaagaaaagaaaagaactGCTAGCATCGTTGCTATAGAAATATCAAGATTGTATGAACTGAACAAAAAGGCATTTAACAGATGCTTTAAGAATCGAACAAACATGAAAGTCTACATGAGCATTATGAAACTGGCGAAAAGAAGAATTAAAGAAGCCGATGATAATGAATCGTTTATGAAGCAGGAGATAATTGCAGCCGAACTTGCCTGA
- the LOC126743622 gene encoding aquaporin AQPAe.a-like isoform X3, which produces MAGRWKVKVTDNLTLAERLTVFAGEVGGTAILVFLGCTGCVASKGIPPHLQISLTFGLAVMVAVQIFGHISGSHINPIVTVAAATLGNISLIQIPVYFFGQLLGAILGYGCLLAITPQHYVQSGSQEINGIVMKNPGVCSPGIHPEITVFQGFLAEFLITFILALVCCGVWDARNADKHDSVSIRFGLTIAVLAMAGGQYTGANMNPVRSFAPALLNGDWENHWVVYWIAPLLAGFLGALIYRILFQKPAPAKSEEIAEVIPLNDNNKA; this is translated from the exons GATGGAAAGTCAAAGTTACAGACAACCTCACACTGGCCGAACGGTTGACTGTATTTGCAGGTGAGGTGGGTGGTACTGCCATCCTGGTATTCCTCGGTTGTACCGGTTGCGTTGCCTCCAAGGGAATTCCACCGCATTTGCAGATTTCCTTGACTTTTGGTTTGGCTGTAATGGTTGCTGTACAA atattcgGACATATATCTGGATCCCATATTAACCCTATTGTGACGGTGGCTGCGGCCACTCTAGGAAACATTTCATTGATCCAGATTCCGGTATATTTCTTCGGGCAACTATTAGGAGCAATTCTTGGATATGGATGTCTCTTG gcgATCACACCGCAACATTATGTACAATCCGGATCTCAAGAAATTAACGGAATCGTTATGAAAAACCCGGGAGTATGTTCTCCAGGAATCCATCCCGAAATCACCGTCTTCCAAGGTTTCTTGGCGGAATTCTTAATCACTTTTATTCTTGCTTTGGTGTGCTGCGGCGTATGGGATGCCAGAAATGCGGATAAACACGATTCTGTTTCCATCAGATTTGGGCTTACTATTGCTGTTTTAGCTATGGCTgga ggtCAATACACCGGGGCAAACATGAACCCCGTACGTAGTTTCGCCCCTGCGTTGCTCAACGGAGACTGGGAAAATCATTGG gTTGTATATtggattgcaccccttctagcAGGCTTTCTTGGTGCCCTAATTTACCGGATCTTATTCCAGAAACCTGCACCAGCAAAAAGTGAGGAAATCGCCGAAGTGATACcattaaatgataataataaagctTAG